One part of the Desulfatirhabdium butyrativorans DSM 18734 genome encodes these proteins:
- a CDS encoding N-acetyltransferase, which yields MIRKATLQDIKSIYSLLQHYGDQGVLLPRPYSELYDHLRDFSVYENPEDGRIIGCCALQFCWEDLAEIRSLAVSPDHLRKNIGTQLAEAAIEEARSYRIHQVFTLTYRPEFFSTLGFERIDRSFLPLKIWSGCLFCVKFPDCDEIAMMKRLGYS from the coding sequence ATGATTCGTAAAGCGACACTCCAGGATATTAAATCGATTTACAGCTTGCTTCAACATTATGGCGATCAGGGGGTGCTGCTGCCCAGACCATACAGCGAGCTCTACGATCATCTGCGGGATTTTTCGGTTTATGAAAATCCGGAAGACGGCCGCATCATCGGCTGCTGTGCGCTGCAATTCTGCTGGGAAGATCTGGCTGAAATCCGCTCCCTTGCCGTATCGCCGGATCATCTGCGAAAAAATATCGGCACCCAACTGGCCGAAGCAGCCATCGAAGAGGCCCGGAGCTATCGTATCCATCAGGTGTTTACGCTGACCTACCGCCCCGAGTTTTTCTCGACTCTTGGATTTGAACGGATCGATCGATCCTTTCTTCCGCTCAAGATCTGGAGTGGATGCCTGTTCTGCGTCAAGTTTCCGGATTGCGACGAAATCGCGATGATGAAGCGGCTCGGGTATTCCTAA